GGTGCCACGACGCCAGAAGCCATGTCGGTTGACGACATTCGTCGCTTGATCGAAGAAGCTGGACGCGAACCGATCGAACGGGACACCGTCTATAACCGCGTGATCCGCGATCCGCATAACATGTCAGAATGGACCACTGGCGAACCGGTGGAAGCGGGTTAGTCCGAACGATTGCGTCACGCTGGCAAGCATATTACGCTATGGGGGAATCGCAATCCCCTAACATAAGGCTGCCAGCCATGGAAGCAATCGTCCATCTGATTGGAGCCGTGATCCACGGCTTCGTCCTTCTGGCGGAAATTGTTCTCCGTTCCGTGATCTTTCAAATTGAAGCCATCCGATATGGCTACACTGAAGCATTGGTCCGTAGCAACCGTCGACAAGCAGATGGTATCTCTCCACTTCTGATCCGCTTGACGGCCGCTGGCCTGCTTTTTGCGAGCGTTAGCTCGGCTAGTTGTGTTCTTTATGCGTGGAATTCGGCTAACGCCCAACGCATTGCGACCACCGAAAAACGAGTCGATCGCTTAGCTGAGCAGTATTACCAGGAAACGACCAAACCCGATGCTCAATTTGACAACGGACTACTGAACGAAGTCGATGCTTGGGGAAAACCGCTGCGACTCGAGACGGAAAAATCACTATTCGGCTGGTGGGTCGTCGTAAGCTCGGACGGACCGGATGGTCGCCCAGCAACTTCGGATGATGTCAAATCGGTTCGTGCAAACTGGAGTAATTTGGAACAGGTAGGTGGCGAACTAGCTCAGCGTGGAGCGGATAAAGCAAAAGACAAGATCAAGGCCTTATTCACCCGCAACAAGGAAGGCACTGAAGAGCCTGCTGGTGAACAAGAGTTAAAAGTACTCGACGCAGCGACCGATGTCGTCGCCGGAGAAATCATCGTTAAGCAAACGTCGCAAGGTGAATCGAATACGACCAATGGCGAAGAAAAAGAAGGCTTTAAGATCCCCTTCAAGTTCCGTTTTGGAAAGTCGGATTAGCAGGTGTTAGAAGGCTGCCTAGGAGTCCTCTTCCGGATTTTCATCCTGGGATTTTGGTGGACGCTGATTTCTGCTTTTCGCTGGATCGTGCAGTACCTTATCGCGCTGTTTCGATTCGCCTGGTATGGCATCGAGTTTCTCTGCCAGATACCTCAACAAGGGTTTCTCAAAGCGGAGTTCCAATTGCGAACGCGTTATCATCTCTTGCTTAACCAAGAGCTCGCCGCCATGTACCTGACATGTCGCTACCGTCCTTGGCGATTGGTTCCTCTGGTGATCCTGGTGATGTTCGTCACGCTTCTTTTATTCGCGGACGATGGTCGTTAAAACGAATCCCCTGCGGAGTTCGACAAGGCACCAGACAAGGTTGCCTTCTTCACAGATCCAGAGCTACGCAGCAGCTTAATTGTGCGCCGCTAAAAAGCGGCACGTTTTTCTTTTATTGCGTAAGGAGATAGGGATGTTTTTGGTCGTTCGGGCGACGGCACTGTCTTAGAATGATCATTGCCTGACACCTATCACCCCTCGATTGCAAAGTTCTGCCGCATGAGCTCCCCTCCCACCTTGGTCAATGCATACTGCACGCATCGCAATCCTCCGCAACTCGATTTCCCTCACCAACTACTCAGTCACCGCAATCACCACGACTCGCAATTGGCGCCGCATCTACAAGAGTTCATCGGCTTCATTTGGCAAGGCGGACAGCGAGAAATGACCGAAACGCTCTATCATGTGATACAGCACCTGGAACGAGTACAGAATCAGTACAGCCTTGAAATTCGACCGGAACACTTCGACGAGTTGGGCCGCTGGGGTCAAGCCGCCAACGCCGTGTTCTTGATGCAAGACTTCAACGTCTGCGATCCAGCGGGCAAACTTCTCGTCTCGCACACCGACGGCAGTTGCGACGACGATGCGGAGGTTCCCTACCCACAAGAGGCTTTTCAGCGAAAAGAACGCATCACCGCCGAGCTTGGCAAACTTGACCTCCACCCGTACGACGGTCTGCCCCCCGTAATCGCCGAATGCGAAGTCAACTTGCGACCGGCCGACGAGGTCGCTCGCCGGGCGATTGCCTTGATGGCCGTCGCTGTCAGGGCCGAGAAGATCGCAATGAAAGAGCCGATTCCCGTTGCAGAGATCCGGGAACTGCTCGCCCCGGCATTTGACTCGTTTACACCTGTTGAACAGGAATTTATGGATGCGTCCACGCCTGACGAACAGGCGGTGATTGATCATGCCTGGCGATACGAAGCGTTGTTTGTCCTTCAATGGGCGCTTGGTCATTTCGACGAACTCAACTTTCCAACCGCAATCTGCAGCGTGCCAGAAGTTGCTGACGACATATTCGACCGTGATCTGACGATGATGATTGCCACGGCCGAACTACGCCCGACCAGCGAGATTCTAGACCAGGTCGATCGCTACTTCCGTCTCCACTGGATCGCCCGCCAGCCTTTTCTGAAAGGCGAACCGATCCCAGCCGGTCTCGATATTGGCGTGATTCAAGAGCGTCATCACGCATTGAATTGGCTCATTCGTTTCGGGAACGCCGATTGGGATGATGTCGATTGCTCGACCTAAAAGTCTGTTGATTTTCTGCTTCGTTAGCGAGTAATTGAGAAACTCAACAGGCTGCTAAGCCAGCCTCATCCCAAGTCGCCAATATCAAGCGACTTTCCATAGCGAATCATCACCATTCGCCGCAGCTTTTCCCACTTGGCCCCGGCCAGGTTGGGGTCGGTGTCGGTAATCGAAAATGCATCTTGGCGAGCTTTTGCTAACAGTTCGCCATCGCGCTGCAAGTCCGCAATGCGTAGTGGTGGCATCCCGTGTTGCTTCCAGCCGAACAGATCGCCGGGCCCGCGCAGCTGAAAGTCGACTTCGGCCAATTCAAAGCCATCGGTGGTGCCGGCAAACGCCTGTAGACGCTCTTTCGAGGCATCGGTTGCCGGGTTGGCGAAAACACACAGATAGCCGGGATGCTGACCACGGCTAATCCGTCCTCGTAATTGATGAAGCTGAGCCAGTCCAAAACGTTCCCCGCTTTCGATCGTCATCAGCACGGCATTGGGAACGTCCACGCCCACTTCCACCACAGTGGTGGCGATCAACACATCGATTTCGTGACGGGCGAATCGCTGCATCACGGCATCTTTCTCCGCGGGTGGCATTCTGCCGTGAAGCATCTCGAGACGGAACTCTTCGAGTTCGCCGTTGGCTAAATGTTCCAACAATTGCTCCACGCCACCAAGCGTATCTTCCCGCTGCGTCTCGTCGACCAAGGGCGCGATCACGTAGCCTTGCCGTCCTTCACGCAACTTCTTGCGAAAGAAGTCCCACCACTTGGCCCTCTGATCTTCGTCAGCGATGTACGTGTTCACGGTTTGCCGCCCAGGAGGAGCCTTGCGAATGGTCGACAAATCGAGATCGCCAAACATTCCAAGGGCGACCGTCCGGGGAATCGGCGTAGCGGTCATCACCAGGTAATGTGGATCGCTGCCGGCACTCCGCAGTGCCGCTCGCTGTCGCACACCAAACTTGTGCTGCTCGTCAATGATGACCAAGCCCAGCTTTTTGAAAGTGATCTCGGTGGCAATGATTGCCTGGGTACCGATCAGAAGATCGATCTCTCCGGCTGCAACTTGCTTCAGCAAGTTCTCTCGTTCTTTATCGGATAACGATCCTGTCAGCACGCCAATTCGCACCTTGGCGTGGCTCAGCAATTTGGTAAGGGTGCGGGCATGCTGTTTAGCCAACACCTCGGTCGGGGCCATCAGCGCGGCCTGTGACTTGGCTGCGACGGCAGCTAACATGGCATAGACAGATACCATTGTCTTGCCAGTTCCGACGTCCCCTTGTAGCAGCCGATTCATGGGAATGGTGCGCCCCAGATCGTGACTGATTTCGTGGATCGCTTGATTCTGATCTTCGGTTAATTCAAACGGAAGAAGTCGACGGATCCGTTCATCCACTCGGAAATCAACCGGAATCGGAATGGCACTGCGGCGATCGTTCAATTGATGTTTGCGCAGTGACATGGCCAACTGCAAGACAAGCAATTCCTGGTAGATGAATCGCTTCCGAGCCACGTCCGTTTCTTCGCGAGCTTGCGGTCGATGAATTTTATTGAGAGCCTCGTGAATCGTTAGCAACTCGTGCTGCTCTAAGAATGACTCGGGAAGCACCTCCTCCAAATCACTTCCAAACGCATCGAGCGCCGCGTGAACCATTTTCCGCATTACGCCTTGGCGAATTCCTTCGGTCAGCGGATAGACGGGAAGGACCTTGCCTCCCTCTGGGATCTCCCCCATCTCCATGATGTCCACTACCGGATGGGCCATCTCCCAGCGATTGCCCTCGAAACGTGGCTTGCCGGAAACGACAACGTGTTGGCCTTCGTGAAACCGCTTTCGCATAAAGGGCTGATTGAACCAAATGGCGCGGAGATAGGCCTGATTGTCACGGACCAGGACGCCAAGAATAGATCGACCTGGCCCAGTTCCGCGAAAGTCGACTTGCTCGATCACGCCGGAGATGGAAGCAGGCTCGTCTTCGATCAGATCTTCCACGGCAACCAGTTCCCGCAGGTCTTGGTAGTCTCGGGGAAAGAAAAAGATCAGATCCAGCGCCGTGTAGAGTTGCAACCGAGCAAGTTTCTCAGCGCGCTGCGGTCCAACTCCTTTCAGGAACTGAACCGGCGTCCGCAGACGTTCCAGAGGTGTCGAAGCACGGCTATCTGGCATCGAGTCCTCACCAACTTAGCGACCGATTTACCGATACGGCTGATACGCGGCGACGGCAAGTTCATCGCAACGATCGTTTTCAGGATGGCCGCTGTGACCGGCAACGCGGGTATACTTCACGCGATGCTTTTCTAACTGTTCATCGAGTTGCCGCCACAAGTCGTCATTCTTAACCGGCTTCCACTGGCTGCCTTCTTTGCGTCGCCAGTTGTTCTTTTTCCATTTGGGCATCCATTCCGAGATCCCTTTACCGACGTAAACGCTATCGGTGAAGAGCTCGATATTGCAGGGGCGCTTCAGCGTTTGCAGACCTTGGATGACGGCCATTAATTCCATGCGATTGTTGGTTGTGACCTTCTCGCCGCCTGATTTCTCCATTTCCTTTCCGGTCCCCGGATGGCGCAAGATAAACGCCCAGCCCCCAGGTCCTGGGTTACCGCTACACGCTCCGTCGGTGTAAAGAAGAACTTCTGGCTCGAAGGTGGAGGCCGCCATGCACTGCTCCCTGGGGTTTGACTTTCAAACGACCAATTATGCCTCTTTGCGCCGCAGGGAAAAAGGCTACGCCAGCGATTTAAAGCAAACCTTCGCCATTGCCAGCGGGAGTTTAGCTTCAGGCGAGAAATCAAACGACCCTGGACCAGAAGAACCGAAGTTCCTAGCTCAAATGACAGCAAAACGAATTCTATTTGCCCGACGAGGAATCAATTGTCTCGGGCGATTCGCTCAAGCGCGAGCCGTGAATTTTCACGAAATCGCCATGCTTTGATTTCGTGATTTCGTCGATGCGCGAGGTAAACGAGTTCTCGTGAATGTCCGGCTGTTCTTCTATTTCCCAAGGAATGTCGACGAAGAAAGTACTTCCTTTGCCCAGTTCGCTTTCGACACGCACCGTTCCCCCTAACAATTGGCAAAGCTCTCGAACGATCGATAAGCCGAGGCCAGTGCCAGAATACTCACGGGTGAGCGTGTCTCCTTGAGAAACCGACCCTTGGCGAAATTTCTCAAAGATGATTTCGCGGTCCTCTTCAGCAATCCCCACACCCGTGTCGCTGACCGACAGATGCATTCGATTGTCGATCCGCTGTGTCCGAACACCAATCCGTCCACCTTCGGGAGTGAACTTGATCGCATTGGAAAGTAGATTGGTCAGAATCTGCTGGAACTTTGATTGATCCTGCAGGGCTGGCTGTTCTTCGGAATCGACCTGGCAAATAAGATCGATGTTCTTCTCTTCGGTCAACGAGCGGACCATGTCGCAAGCCCCACTCACGACCGCGGCGACGGAAAATCGCGTCGCGCGAACTTCCATACGGCCACTCTCGATCTTTGCCAAGTCAAGAATATCGTTGATCATGTCGAGCAATAATCGGCCTGACTTCTGAATGTTTTCGACATAACGCTTTTGCTTGTCATTCAAGCTATCGATACCACGCAAGACATCGGAGAAGCCCAGAATACTGTTGAGCGGCGTTCGCAATTCGTGGCTCATGCTGGCCAGGAAGTCGCTCTTCAGGCAGTTCATTTCGTACAGTTGCATATTCGCTTGAGCCAACTGATCGACTTTACCTCCCAGATCGCGGTTGACGTACGTAAGCTTATTCTGCGCGTCGATCAATTGAGCCAACATACGATTGAATGACGTGGCGAGGTCTTCAAATTCGTCGCCGGTAAATATCTCGGCACGCACATCCAAGTGCCCCTGACTGACCTCGTCGCTAACGTCCCTTAGATGCGTCAGCGGTTTGACAATGATATAGCGAACGATCAAATACAACGCGATCATTGACAAGGCGACCGTGATAATGGCAGTCGCCAACAAGTAGGCTCGGTTTTTGGTCAACGCGTATTGCGTGATCGCATCTTTCTTGATGATCTTGATCACGTTGAACGGCAACCGGTTCTCGACCAGCACGCCAGCGGGGAAGGCCGCTTGAAGATTATTGTTATGGCAAGCGATCGCACAGTTATGCTTCCAGTAAATCGGTTGATAATAAATGTACTCTTCGTTCTCGCCGTCGTAATAAGCTTCCGAGGCAGGTGAGTAATCAATCAAATTCCCTTCCGGATTATGAGGACGCACCTGGGCCAGTTCATCCGCCACCTCTCGAGTTTCCGGTTCAGGCGTACGAAGGAATTTTTCAACGATATCCTTATCGCGCGTTTCCTGAATCTCCTTCAACCGCCGCAAGATCTCTGCTTCTTCTTCGTTGGCCGGAAGATGGATACGTTCCTCGCGATGGGGTGTCGCCGCTAATTCCCGATCGGCCTGATCAAGCGTCATCACCTGCCACTTATACGAGACATACTCAAGGTCGAGGCCGGTTTCTTGAATGTGTTCGTCGTAGCCGTAAGTCTTGCCGGCATCGTCCTTCCAATGCGTTTTGAGTAACACCGCATCCACCAAATGCCGACCGGTGCTGAGGTTATTACTGTGCACCAACTGTTCTGTCGATTGCCCATACCACCAGAAGCTTCCAGTAATCAGCAGCAACAGGCACGTTCCGTAGAGGAAACGGCATTTTCGTTCGAGATTGGTCTCGCCGAGAACGCGCTTGATGGAACGATAGGACATATTCGGTTTTCAGTACTCAGTTATCCGTGTTCAGCCAGAAGAGACCGCGAAGGAACACGGGGGAAGAATAACGATCGTTCCTGAATTCTAGCGCTTTTGGCTTTCTGAAACTACCCAGATTTCCACACGAACCTACATCATGTCGATTGGATCGACATCGGCGATCCACAAAACATCCTCGGGAACGGTAATTTTCTCACGACAATGCAGCACCGCCCCCCGCATCAATTGGCGATCAAAGCTGTGTAAAAGCAGGTGATAGCGGTAGTTACCCCGCAGCTTTTCGATCGGAGCAGGGGCGGGACCTTGAAGGGAGATATCTCCCCCCTTCTCTGCGGCGAATCGCCCTACCTCTTCGGACACTTGCTGCATGAATAGCTCAACCGAAGGCTGAGTGGGGCCACGCGCGATAATTCTCACCATGTGGGCAAACGGGGTCATTTGAAAATCACGACGGAACGGAAGCTCGCGTTCGGCGAACAAAGCATAATCATGCCGGGTTGCCGCCTCGATCGCGGGATGATCCGGGCTGAGGGTCTGTACCAACACCTCGCCTCCCAGGTCACCACGTCCAGTGCGGCCGGCAACCTGAGTAATCAATTGGAACGTCCGCTCGCCGGCCCGCACGTCAGGAAAATGCAGGGCTGTGTCGGCATTAATCACGCCGACCAGCGTCACGTTCGGAAAGTCGAGCCCTTTCGCGATCATCTGGGTCCCGACCAAAATCCGCACTTCCTGATTGCGAAACTTCTCCAGAGCCGCTTCGTGTGATCCCGGCTTCTTCATCGTATCCGAGTCCATTCGAATGATCGGGTACGAACTGAATTTCGATTTGACCTCTTGCTCCAGCTTTTGCGTTCCGATGCCCGAAAATCGAATACCAGAATAGCCACACTTAACGTCCGGACAGACTCGTGGAGCGACGCTACGGAAATCACAATAGTGGCAAACCGTGCTGCCGTCGGTAATGTGATGCGTCAACGGAAGCTCGCAGTGCGGACATTTCACAATGTGCCCACACGCGGGACATTGAATATGCGTGCTGTGCCCGCGGCGGTTTAGCAGCAGAATGATTTGTCCGTCTTGCTGCAACGTTCGTTGAATCGACTGATATAGCTGGCGGCTGATCGCCCCGCGATAACCGGTTGTCTTGTCATATCGCATGTCGACGGTGCGAACCGCGGGAAGGGGGCGATTTCCAATTCGCCGCGGCATGCTGATTAGTTCATACAGCCCCTTCTTAGCCCGATAGAAGGTCTCTAGCGAAGGCGTCGCAGTACCGAGAATCAGCGGCACTTTCTCCAACTCAGCTCGCTTCGCCGCGACCTCGCGCGCATGATATCGTGGTACCGAATCTTGCTTGAACGATGTGTCGTGCTCTTCGTCCAGAATGATCATGCCCAAATGAGGTGTCGGGGCGAACACCGCACTTCGAGCACCGACCACGACATTAACGATCCCTGAAGCAATCCGTTTCCACTGCCAATGCCGTTCAACATCGCTCATGTGGCTATGTAGTACCGCGATACGATCGAAGCGGGAAGCAAACCGCTGCTTGGTTTGCGGCGTGAGACTGATCTCCGGCACGAGGACGATTGCCTGTTTGCCTTGGTCGATCACGTTTTGAATGGCCTGGATATAGACCTCTGTCTTTCCGCTACCCGTTACCCCATGCAACAGAATGGGCTTAGGTTGTGAAGCGTTTACCTGATCGAGAATTGTCTTCAAGGCAGCCGCTTGATCTTCGCTCAGCGTCTTGGCCGATTCACGCTCGATGTCGATATCGTCGAAGTGGGCATGACTCACGCGGCGTACTTCCGACGTGATCAACTTCTTTTTCCGCAGCGTTGTGATGGGGGCTTGGGTCACGCGACATTTGTCGGCCAGGTCGCCGGGGGTCATCGGCTTGGTCGCAGCGGCCAATGTGCTTAAGACTTTCTGCTGCTTTTCCGTCAGCTTGAGGGTTGCCAGCTGCATGGCCACTTGGGACGGAACACTCAATAGAGTTACTTCCCGCGTTCCCGCATTGCCACGAACGGCGGCAGGAATAACTGCTTCCAACACTTGTCCCCAACTAGCCAAGTAATAATCAGCCATCCACTGGGTCATCGACAGCATATGGGACGAAACCAACGTTTGCTGATCGAGCGCCGCCATGACGTACTTAAGCTTACGTTGGCCATATTCTTTCCGCTCAACCGCAACGCAATACGCCATCACGCGGCGATTGGAACGCCCTAAGGGAACATAAACCCGACGCCCAGGTAAGATCTCGCCAACAAGCTCGTCAGGGACCAGATAGTCGAACGACTTTTCGGGTCCGGTCGACATGACCACAGAAGCCACGAGCCCTGTCTGAGCATCGTCCTGCTCCCAGGGGGTAGAATCGTCGCCGAAGAGTCCTTTTTGATTCTTCACCAAAACTGCGTGATAGAGGGCTACACTTGACTAGGGGACTGGTCTTCCGTCAGAGAATCCTAGCCAATTCTGGCCAGGACCGATACGATAACAGGTAAGTGATATCCTTCCCAGCCGCGAACCGAACGGCTCGTCCATTTACGACGATCAAACAAATAGGGGGTCCGCTATGCGATTGGGAATCTACGGGGGATCGTTTTCTCCCATTCACAACGGCCACTTGCTATTGGCCGAATCGTGCCGCGAACAATGCCAGCTGGATGAAGTCTGGTTTCTGCCTGCGGCGGTCAGTCCTTTGAAGCAGGACGCCAATCCCGCTTCCAACGCACACCGAGTGGCGATGATCGAGCTGGCGATTGCCGGGAATCAAGCATTCAAAGTCAGCCCGATCGAACTAGAACGAGGCGGAATTAGCTACACGGTCGATACGCTTCGCGAGGTCCAACAGATCGTTCCGCATGCCCAACTTTTCTTGCTGGTCGGCGCGGATTCGTTTGCCAGCTTCTCACACTGGCGAGCGATCGACAAGATATGCGAGCTCGCCACGATCTGCACAGTGGGACGTCCTGGTTCGGACTTGAACGACTGGGGTAGCCTTCCCGAAGTGCTAACAGACGACCAGATGATGGA
The Blastopirellula marina genome window above contains:
- the recG gene encoding ATP-dependent DNA helicase RecG, with product MPDSRASTPLERLRTPVQFLKGVGPQRAEKLARLQLYTALDLIFFFPRDYQDLRELVAVEDLIEDEPASISGVIEQVDFRGTGPGRSILGVLVRDNQAYLRAIWFNQPFMRKRFHEGQHVVVSGKPRFEGNRWEMAHPVVDIMEMGEIPEGGKVLPVYPLTEGIRQGVMRKMVHAALDAFGSDLEEVLPESFLEQHELLTIHEALNKIHRPQAREETDVARKRFIYQELLVLQLAMSLRKHQLNDRRSAIPIPVDFRVDERIRRLLPFELTEDQNQAIHEISHDLGRTIPMNRLLQGDVGTGKTMVSVYAMLAAVAAKSQAALMAPTEVLAKQHARTLTKLLSHAKVRIGVLTGSLSDKERENLLKQVAAGEIDLLIGTQAIIATEITFKKLGLVIIDEQHKFGVRQRAALRSAGSDPHYLVMTATPIPRTVALGMFGDLDLSTIRKAPPGRQTVNTYIADEDQRAKWWDFFRKKLREGRQGYVIAPLVDETQREDTLGGVEQLLEHLANGELEEFRLEMLHGRMPPAEKDAVMQRFARHEIDVLIATTVVEVGVDVPNAVLMTIESGERFGLAQLHQLRGRISRGQHPGYLCVFANPATDASKERLQAFAGTTDGFELAEVDFQLRGPGDLFGWKQHGMPPLRIADLQRDGELLAKARQDAFSITDTDPNLAGAKWEKLRRMVMIRYGKSLDIGDLG
- the rnhA gene encoding ribonuclease HI — translated: MAASTFEPEVLLYTDGACSGNPGPGGWAFILRHPGTGKEMEKSGGEKVTTNNRMELMAVIQGLQTLKRPCNIELFTDSVYVGKGISEWMPKWKKNNWRRKEGSQWKPVKNDDLWRQLDEQLEKHRVKYTRVAGHSGHPENDRCDELAVAAYQPYR
- the nadD gene encoding nicotinate-nucleotide adenylyltransferase, encoding MRLGIYGGSFSPIHNGHLLLAESCREQCQLDEVWFLPAAVSPLKQDANPASNAHRVAMIELAIAGNQAFKVSPIELERGGISYTVDTLREVQQIVPHAQLFLLVGADSFASFSHWRAIDKICELATICTVGRPGSDLNDWGSLPEVLTDDQMMEIKEHFVEMPQIGLSSTEIRQRIADGRSIRYMVPRSVEKYIETQHVFRSQDVHVQA
- a CDS encoding sensor histidine kinase, whose amino-acid sequence is MSYRSIKRVLGETNLERKCRFLYGTCLLLLITGSFWWYGQSTEQLVHSNNLSTGRHLVDAVLLKTHWKDDAGKTYGYDEHIQETGLDLEYVSYKWQVMTLDQADRELAATPHREERIHLPANEEEAEILRRLKEIQETRDKDIVEKFLRTPEPETREVADELAQVRPHNPEGNLIDYSPASEAYYDGENEEYIYYQPIYWKHNCAIACHNNNLQAAFPAGVLVENRLPFNVIKIIKKDAITQYALTKNRAYLLATAIITVALSMIALYLIVRYIIVKPLTHLRDVSDEVSQGHLDVRAEIFTGDEFEDLATSFNRMLAQLIDAQNKLTYVNRDLGGKVDQLAQANMQLYEMNCLKSDFLASMSHELRTPLNSILGFSDVLRGIDSLNDKQKRYVENIQKSGRLLLDMINDILDLAKIESGRMEVRATRFSVAAVVSGACDMVRSLTEEKNIDLICQVDSEEQPALQDQSKFQQILTNLLSNAIKFTPEGGRIGVRTQRIDNRMHLSVSDTGVGIAEEDREIIFEKFRQGSVSQGDTLTREYSGTGLGLSIVRELCQLLGGTVRVESELGKGSTFFVDIPWEIEEQPDIHENSFTSRIDEITKSKHGDFVKIHGSRLSESPETIDSSSGK
- a CDS encoding DUF4272 domain-containing protein; its protein translation is MSSPPTLVNAYCTHRNPPQLDFPHQLLSHRNHHDSQLAPHLQEFIGFIWQGGQREMTETLYHVIQHLERVQNQYSLEIRPEHFDELGRWGQAANAVFLMQDFNVCDPAGKLLVSHTDGSCDDDAEVPYPQEAFQRKERITAELGKLDLHPYDGLPPVIAECEVNLRPADEVARRAIALMAVAVRAEKIAMKEPIPVAEIRELLAPAFDSFTPVEQEFMDASTPDEQAVIDHAWRYEALFVLQWALGHFDELNFPTAICSVPEVADDIFDRDLTMMIATAELRPTSEILDQVDRYFRLHWIARQPFLKGEPIPAGLDIGVIQERHHALNWLIRFGNADWDDVDCST
- the priA gene encoding primosomal protein N' translates to MKNQKGLFGDDSTPWEQDDAQTGLVASVVMSTGPEKSFDYLVPDELVGEILPGRRVYVPLGRSNRRVMAYCVAVERKEYGQRKLKYVMAALDQQTLVSSHMLSMTQWMADYYLASWGQVLEAVIPAAVRGNAGTREVTLLSVPSQVAMQLATLKLTEKQQKVLSTLAAATKPMTPGDLADKCRVTQAPITTLRKKKLITSEVRRVSHAHFDDIDIERESAKTLSEDQAAALKTILDQVNASQPKPILLHGVTGSGKTEVYIQAIQNVIDQGKQAIVLVPEISLTPQTKQRFASRFDRIAVLHSHMSDVERHWQWKRIASGIVNVVVGARSAVFAPTPHLGMIILDEEHDTSFKQDSVPRYHAREVAAKRAELEKVPLILGTATPSLETFYRAKKGLYELISMPRRIGNRPLPAVRTVDMRYDKTTGYRGAISRQLYQSIQRTLQQDGQIILLLNRRGHSTHIQCPACGHIVKCPHCELPLTHHITDGSTVCHYCDFRSVAPRVCPDVKCGYSGIRFSGIGTQKLEQEVKSKFSSYPIIRMDSDTMKKPGSHEAALEKFRNQEVRILVGTQMIAKGLDFPNVTLVGVINADTALHFPDVRAGERTFQLITQVAGRTGRGDLGGEVLVQTLSPDHPAIEAATRHDYALFAERELPFRRDFQMTPFAHMVRIIARGPTQPSVELFMQQVSEEVGRFAAEKGGDISLQGPAPAPIEKLRGNYRYHLLLHSFDRQLMRGAVLHCREKITVPEDVLWIADVDPIDMM